The window ACATGTCGGCCAGCTCGGCGATCACCGGGGAGATGTATTCGAGCGTGTCCGTGACGGCCTGTTTGCCGCCCTCGCCCTTAATGCGGTAGAGCATGGCGGCGTAGAGGGCCCGGAAGCAGAGTTCCGTGTCGCTCATCCCCGGATTCCCCAGTACGGCGCGCAGGCGCGGCAGCTCGGGTTCGAGATGCGCATAGGTGGCGCGGTAGTGCTCGCCCACGGGGAGTTTCATCAGCTGGAGGTGCAGATCGTGCATGTCCTGAATCAGGTGCAGCGTGTGTTCCAGATGACCTTTCTCCTCCTTGCCCTCCTGCCGGAGCAGGTTCGCAAGGTCCATGTACCAGAGCAGGAATACGTGCTTCTGCTCCTCGCCGATGTCCTTGCGGGGGGCGATGAGCGTCGAAAAGATCGCTTCGGGACTGAATTGCAGCGCCCGGAGCAGGTCTTCCAGCTGCCACAGATAGAGAATGTATTCGGCGATGTTCTCCCGCCGTTTCGATTTGGCGATGTCCATTACTTGATCCAGGTTTTGGGCCCCGTGAGGTGTTTGAGGAAATATTGCTGCGATTTCAAAAGGTTGCGCGATTGCAGCACCATGTTCTTTGTCTCGGTCAGGATCGTCAGGTAGAGCATCGAGGCTTTGGTGTTCGAACGGGCCTCGTTGATGCGCGTGAGTTCGGATTTGATCGCGTCGGCGATCGACTCGAACAGCTGGTCGCGCATCGTCAGCACCGTTTCGATCTCCGAGAAATCGCCGTCGCGCAGCATCAGGTTGATGTGGCGGTAGATCGACTCCACGTCGTCGTTGATCGCCATCAGGTCCTTGGCCTGCTCTTTCGACAGCCCTTCGTGGTTGTTGTCGATGTGTTCGAACGCCGGGCGGGTGATGTGCATCAGCGCCTTGGTCATTTCGTTGAGGTAATCCACCACCTGCACGTAGTAGTGGGCCGTGTTAACATCGCCGCCCTGGAGCTTCTTGAGCGTCGGGAGCAGCGAATATTTGCGTTCGCGCGACTGGTAGAAGAGGTCGTTCGACTCCTTGACCATGTCGCGCAGGACCTTGCGGTTTTCCTTGAAGACGGCGATCAGCGTGCGGTCGTAGATCTTCGTGGCGCACTCCATCGTGCGGCATACCTCGTCGCGCAGGTTGGCGATGATGTCCTCTTTGGTCTCGGCCTGCTCCTTGACGATGTTGCTCTCCTTGTTCTTTTTGAGGAAGTTGCTGTGGACGAGCATCCAGCCGCAGAGCAGCGTGATGACGATGAAGACCGGCGTTCCGCCGTAGATCAGCGCCAGCCCCACGACGAAGGCGATGAGGAATCCGCCCAGCGCCGTGACGAACCATCCGGCCACGACGGTCATGACGCCCGAAATGCGGTACACGGCGCTTTCGCGGCCCCAGGCACGGTCGGCGAGCGACGAACCCATCGCCACCATGAAGCAGACGTAGGTGGTCGAAAGCGGGAGTTTGAGCGACGTGGCCATGGCGATCAGCAGGGCCGAGGTCGTGAGGTTGACCGTGGCGCGGATCATGTCGTAGGGTGCGCCGCTGTGTTCGACATCCTCGTATTCGAAACGGCGCGAAATCGCCTCCCGGAGGTGCTTGGGGACCATGCGCTCGACGCCGGCGCTGACGTTGAGAGCCGCGCGGACGATCGTCCGCGAGAAGACCGACGAGCCGTATTGCTGCTGGCCTCCATCGTCCTGCGCCGAGAGTGAAAGTTCGGTTTCGGAGACGTGCATGGCCTTTTTCGAGGTCCACAGCGTGAGGATCATCAGGACGCCTGCGGCCAGCAGGATCAGGAAGTTGGCCGGAACGTTCTCGTTCAGGGCTCCCATGAGCATCTGCGTGTCTCCCGTCTCTCGGGCGATGGAGTAGGCGTCGAATCCGGCGACGGGCACGCCGATGAAGTTCACCAGGTCGTTGCCCGCGAAGGCCAGCGCCAGGGCGAACGTTCCCGACAGGATCGTGATGCGCAGGATGTTGATCTTGAACCGCTGGATGAAGAACAGCAGCAGGGAGCAGACGACCCAGCAGATGAACAGGGCCGTCGGCAGGTGGCTGTCGATCAGTTGGACGAAGGTGTTGTGGGCGAGAATGGATTTCAGCCCCTTGAAGACGGCGAAATAGACGATCGCCGTGAGCGAGGCGCCGCACCAGAGCGAGCCGTAGCGGCGGAACACCGCCGTGTAGCGGAACGAAAAGATCATGCGCGAGATGTACATGACCAGCGTACCGCAGGTGAAGGCGATGACGACCGACAGCAGGATGGCCGAAACGATACCCATGGCGCGCGAGGTGTTGATGTATTGTCCGAGCGAGGAGACGCCCTGCGCGGGGTCGTTGGAGATTTTGTAGATCGACACGGCGATTGCGGCTCCCAGCAGGCAGAAGATCAGCGACACGGTGGTCGAGGTCGGGAGTCCCCACGAGTTGTAGAGGTCGAG of the Alistipes senegalensis JC50 genome contains:
- a CDS encoding DUF4924 family protein, with amino-acid sequence MDIAKSKRRENIAEYILYLWQLEDLLRALQFSPEAIFSTLIAPRKDIGEEQKHVFLLWYMDLANLLRQEGKEEKGHLEHTLHLIQDMHDLHLQLMKLPVGEHYRATYAHLEPELPRLRAVLGNPGMSDTELCFRALYAAMLYRIKGEGGKQAVTDTLEYISPVIAELADMYGKVERGEVDLFKTDGK
- a CDS encoding inorganic phosphate transporter, which codes for MSEIYTVIVGILGILAISGLFVGVTNDAVNFLNSAIGSKAASMKVILTVASVGIIIGVVTSSGMMEVARSGMFNPGLFTFHEVMMLYLGVMFANVILLDLYNSWGLPTSTTVSLIFCLLGAAIAVSIYKISNDPAQGVSSLGQYINTSRAMGIVSAILLSVVIAFTCGTLVMYISRMIFSFRYTAVFRRYGSLWCGASLTAIVYFAVFKGLKSILAHNTFVQLIDSHLPTALFICWVVCSLLLFFIQRFKINILRITILSGTFALALAFAGNDLVNFIGVPVAGFDAYSIARETGDTQMLMGALNENVPANFLILLAAGVLMILTLWTSKKAMHVSETELSLSAQDDGGQQQYGSSVFSRTIVRAALNVSAGVERMVPKHLREAISRRFEYEDVEHSGAPYDMIRATVNLTTSALLIAMATSLKLPLSTTYVCFMVAMGSSLADRAWGRESAVYRISGVMTVVAGWFVTALGGFLIAFVVGLALIYGGTPVFIVITLLCGWMLVHSNFLKKNKESNIVKEQAETKEDIIANLRDEVCRTMECATKIYDRTLIAVFKENRKVLRDMVKESNDLFYQSRERKYSLLPTLKKLQGGDVNTAHYYVQVVDYLNEMTKALMHITRPAFEHIDNNHEGLSKEQAKDLMAINDDVESIYRHINLMLRDGDFSEIETVLTMRDQLFESIADAIKSELTRINEARSNTKASMLYLTILTETKNMVLQSRNLLKSQQYFLKHLTGPKTWIK